A DNA window from Helianthus annuus cultivar XRQ/B chromosome 15, HanXRQr2.0-SUNRISE, whole genome shotgun sequence contains the following coding sequences:
- the LOC110911840 gene encoding uncharacterized protein LOC110911840, with protein MGRTTTQIPMSHRVLSPKHDTGDDHRDQPPVQLSGSIFGFLEEEATVLSSLENEVYDIQQDIENDDVCEKAEDSDDKIKFWETQRENLHTTLFRTTSLEAKIRNATKDALGEIEVAGHVCSCSRPVSGGCRSCKMGEICSRLRNSGFDSAICKSKWKSSSDIPSGEHTFLDVIDSSNRKKGAVRVIVELELRGQFEMKKGSNEYNSLVCKLPEVFIGKSDRLQTVIKILSVCAKRCMREKKMHLGPWRKQEYMQAKWLRVTERTTATTAISPALAVDVCHTRPTRVRASMLTMDLRDDLPNMSYLYAHVVEVL; from the exons ATGGGCAGAACCACCACCCAAATTCCGATGAGCCACCGTGTCTTGTCGCCAAAACACGACACCGGAGACGACCACCGTGATCAACCACCGGTTCAATTATCTGGTTCGATATTCGGGTTTCTTGAGGAAGAAGCAACCGTGTTATCATCATTAGAAAATGAGGTGTACGACATTCAGCAAGATATCGAAAACGACGACGTATGTGAAAAGGCTGAAGATTCTGATGACAAGATTAAATTCTGGGAGACCCAACGTGAGAATTTACAT ACAACGTTGTTTAGGACGACAAGTTTAGAAGCAAAAATCCGAAATGCCACAAAAGATGCACTAGGGGAGATTGAGGTGGCCGGGCATGTATGTTCTTGCTCGAGACCGGTTTCTGGTGGTTGTCGGAGTTGCAAGATGGGTGAAATTTGTAGCCGCTTGCGAAATTCGGGTTTTGATTCGGCTATTTGCAAGTCCAAATGGAAGAGCTCGTCGGATATTCCTTCGG GTGAACACACATTTTTGGATGTTATCGATAGCTCCAACCGTAAGAAAGGTGCGGTGAGGGTGATCGTTGAGTTAGAGTTACGTGGTCAATTTGAGATGAAAAAGGGGAGTAATGAGTATAACAGTCTAGTTTGCAAGCTTCCCGAAGTATTCATCGGAAAGTCTGACAGATTACAGACTGTTATAAAAATACTGAGTGTTTGTGCGAAAAGATGCATGAGAGAGAAGAAAATGCATTTGGGGCCATGGAGAAAACAAGAATACATGCAAGCTAAGTGGCTTAGAGTGACGGAACGAACTACCGCCACCACCGCAATATCACCGGCATTAGCGGTGGACGTTTGTCATACTCGACCAACAAGGGTTAGAGCGTCGATGTTGACTATGGATCTTCGTGACGACTTGCCGAACATGTCTTATTTATATGCTCATGTTGTTGAAGTTTTGTAG